One genomic window of Candidatus Methylomirabilota bacterium includes the following:
- a CDS encoding ABC transporter substrate-binding protein — MHRRAFLGAMAGGLLAAPLVVEAQPAGKVWRIGVLETVPPSLNAVNFDALREGLQEFGYVEGKNLAIEYRSADGRPERFPELASELVRLNVDLIVTRGTPAALAAKHATGSIPVVMASSGDPVTSGVVAGLARPGGNITGMSADATEIEGKRLELLKQMLPRASRIAGLFNMSNPVAHSQWKETEIGARALRLHVQLFDVRKPEEFSRALEAAIRQRADAMVVGLDTLFQAHRQALVDVVTKHRLPAIYQSREFVDIGGLIAYAVSYPHMY, encoded by the coding sequence GTGCATCGGCGGGCATTCCTCGGCGCGATGGCGGGCGGTCTCCTCGCCGCGCCGCTCGTTGTCGAGGCGCAGCCGGCGGGGAAGGTGTGGCGGATCGGTGTGCTCGAGACGGTGCCCCCAAGCCTCAACGCGGTCAATTTCGATGCCCTTCGAGAGGGACTGCAGGAATTCGGGTACGTCGAGGGGAAGAATTTGGCCATCGAATATCGATCGGCTGACGGTCGCCCCGAGCGATTCCCGGAACTGGCCAGTGAATTGGTTCGCCTCAACGTCGATCTGATCGTGACAAGAGGCACGCCGGCGGCCTTGGCGGCCAAGCATGCCACGGGAAGCATTCCCGTGGTCATGGCATCCAGCGGCGATCCGGTAACCTCGGGCGTGGTCGCCGGCCTCGCACGGCCGGGCGGCAATATCACGGGGATGAGCGCCGATGCGACGGAAATAGAGGGGAAACGGCTGGAACTGCTCAAGCAGATGCTGCCGAGAGCGTCACGAATCGCGGGGCTGTTCAATATGAGTAACCCGGTGGCCCATTCACAATGGAAGGAAACAGAGATAGGGGCACGAGCCCTCAGGCTTCACGTGCAGCTCTTTGACGTTCGAAAGCCTGAAGAGTTTTCGCGCGCCCTCGAGGCGGCGATACGGCAGCGCGCCGATGCGATGGTGGTGGGGCTGGACACCCTCTTTCAGGCCCATCGACAGGCACTCGTCGACGTTGTGACGAAGCATCGGCTGCCCGCGATCTATCAATCCAGGGAGTTCGTCGACATCGGGGGATTGATCGCATACGCGGTGAGCTATCCTCACATGTACA
- a CDS encoding ABC transporter substrate-binding protein — translation MMDRRAFMWGLAGAAAPWSTAAAAQPPAKARTVGLLMTTTPAAAAHIAAAFVDGLRELGHIEGKNVRVEYRWAEGQRERLDGLAAELVRHPVDVIIASSQAAALAAQRATKTIPIVMVNAVDPVEAGLVTSLARPGGNVTGLSTYLTPEILAKQLQLLKEMFAKGSRPLVVALRSPTTTVDLRAYETTGKALELRVQFIEVRNRDDLGRAFAAMTRDHADAVLVPGDTFLFTERLRVVELARERRLPGMYSLREYTEAGGLMSYSARLTEQFRHAAVYVDKILRGARPATLPVESPSQYELVINLKTAKALGLTIPQSLLQRADEVIQ, via the coding sequence ATGATGGACCGGCGCGCGTTCATGTGGGGGCTGGCCGGCGCCGCGGCGCCATGGTCGACGGCCGCCGCCGCTCAGCCACCCGCGAAGGCTCGCACCGTCGGGCTGTTGATGACCACGACGCCGGCGGCGGCGGCACATATCGCCGCAGCCTTTGTGGACGGGCTACGAGAGCTGGGTCACATCGAAGGCAAGAACGTCCGTGTCGAGTACCGCTGGGCCGAAGGCCAGCGCGAGCGTCTCGACGGGCTGGCCGCCGAGCTCGTGCGGCATCCGGTCGATGTGATCATCGCCTCCTCCCAGGCGGCGGCGCTTGCGGCCCAGCGGGCCACGAAGACGATCCCGATCGTGATGGTCAACGCTGTGGACCCGGTAGAGGCGGGCCTCGTCACCAGCTTGGCCCGGCCCGGGGGCAACGTCACCGGGCTCAGCACGTACCTCACCCCCGAAATCCTCGCCAAGCAGCTCCAGCTCCTCAAGGAGATGTTCGCCAAGGGCTCCCGGCCGCTGGTGGTGGCGCTTCGGAGCCCCACGACGACAGTGGATCTGCGTGCGTACGAGACAACCGGGAAGGCCCTCGAGCTACGCGTCCAGTTCATCGAGGTGCGCAACCGCGACGATCTTGGGCGGGCCTTCGCGGCCATGACCCGGGACCACGCCGATGCCGTGCTCGTGCCGGGAGACACCTTCTTGTTCACGGAGCGGCTGCGCGTCGTCGAACTGGCCCGCGAGCGGCGGCTGCCGGGCATGTACTCGCTCCGGGAGTACACGGAGGCGGGGGGCCTCATGTCCTACTCCGCGCGGCTGACCGAGCAGTTCCGCCATGCCGCCGTCTATGTCGACAAGATCCTCCGCGGCGCCCGTCCGGCCACCCTTCCCGTGGAGTCGCCCAGCCAGTACGAGCTGGTGATCAACCTCAAGACCGCCAAGGCCCTCGGCCTGACCATCCCGCAGTCGCTGCTGCAACGGGCGGACGAGGTGATCCAGTAG
- a CDS encoding cyclase family protein: MSEEALRKIALQVRNWGRWGPDDELGTLNHITPERIAAACRLATTGKVFALGIPLERNGPQSGTRQRFNPIHTMFRDGGDAPKTPAEVKAMEGYGGSDDWIVMPLQCVTQWDSLAHIFFEGKMYNGYDAALVTSSGAAKNSIDKTKSKLAGRGVLLDVARHKGVGALEPGYAITIADLEATAAAARVEVLPGDILLVRTGHMSRYLDKNDWRYYDLDPSAGVSVHTAPWLHAKQIAAIGCDNYAVEVRPSEIAGFRNPFHVVAIPNMGLTLGEIFFLEELAADCAADGRYAFLLVAPPLPVTRAVGTPINPYVLK, from the coding sequence ATGAGCGAAGAAGCCCTCCGGAAGATCGCGCTGCAGGTACGAAACTGGGGCCGGTGGGGGCCGGACGACGAGCTCGGCACCCTGAACCACATCACGCCGGAGCGCATCGCCGCGGCCTGCCGGCTCGCGACGACCGGCAAGGTCTTCGCGCTCGGGATCCCCCTCGAGCGCAACGGGCCTCAGAGCGGCACGCGGCAGCGCTTCAATCCCATCCACACCATGTTCCGCGATGGCGGCGATGCGCCCAAGACCCCCGCCGAGGTGAAGGCCATGGAGGGCTACGGCGGCTCGGACGACTGGATCGTCATGCCCCTCCAGTGCGTCACGCAGTGGGACAGCCTCGCCCATATCTTCTTCGAGGGGAAGATGTACAACGGCTACGACGCCGCCCTGGTCACGAGCAGCGGGGCCGCCAAGAACAGCATCGACAAGACCAAGAGCAAGCTGGCCGGGCGCGGCGTCCTCCTCGACGTCGCGCGACACAAAGGCGTGGGCGCGCTCGAGCCCGGCTACGCCATCACCATCGCCGATCTCGAGGCCACGGCTGCCGCCGCGCGCGTCGAGGTACTGCCCGGGGACATCCTGCTCGTCCGCACGGGCCACATGTCACGCTATCTCGACAAGAACGACTGGCGGTACTACGATCTCGATCCCTCCGCGGGCGTCTCCGTGCACACCGCCCCGTGGCTGCACGCCAAGCAGATCGCCGCCATCGGCTGCGACAACTACGCGGTCGAGGTCCGCCCCTCGGAGATCGCGGGCTTTCGCAATCCCTTCCACGTGGTGGCCATCCCGAACATGGGCCTGACCCTCGGCGAGATCTTCTTCCTCGAGGAGCTGGCCGCCGACTGCGCGGCCGACGGCCGCTATGCCTTCCTGCTCGTCGCGCCACCCCTGCCCGTCACGCGGGCCGTGGGGACCCCGATCAATCCTTATGTGTTGAAGTAG
- a CDS encoding ABC transporter substrate-binding protein: protein MDPTRGLEEPRQAIRELVNDVIEFRAAAALALGPAWNLKRPEDQDEFVGLFASVLEKGFVAAIVTNASVSGGVRLEYLGESVADDSASVATTLLSRNGNQLPVDYRLVWRGGRWKVQDIIIDGVSLIANYRAQFNRILRDYSFTELIAKMRGEALEARPPAVAALAVPETQPVRSDAPDVRPPAVAVIVPAPPKPRTKPLDVSRPAGEVIVPEVDRRRGDWLEGPRPAVAAILSAAVPDGPSPSWVMGRDGLDAEQEMEVPATQTVRQGHD from the coding sequence ATGGATCCGACGCGCGGGCTGGAAGAGCCGCGCCAGGCCATCCGCGAGCTGGTCAATGACGTGATCGAGTTCCGGGCCGCCGCCGCCCTCGCCCTGGGCCCCGCCTGGAATCTGAAGCGGCCGGAGGATCAGGACGAGTTCGTCGGGCTCTTCGCCAGTGTGCTGGAGAAGGGCTTCGTCGCGGCCATCGTGACCAATGCCAGCGTGTCCGGCGGGGTGAGGCTCGAATACCTGGGCGAGTCCGTCGCCGATGACTCGGCCAGCGTCGCCACCACGCTCCTGAGCCGGAACGGGAACCAGCTTCCCGTCGACTATCGGCTGGTGTGGCGCGGCGGGCGCTGGAAGGTGCAAGACATCATCATCGACGGCGTCAGCCTGATCGCGAACTACCGCGCCCAGTTCAACCGCATCCTGCGCGACTACTCGTTCACGGAGCTGATCGCGAAGATGCGGGGCGAGGCGCTCGAGGCGCGCCCGCCTGCCGTCGCGGCGCTGGCCGTACCGGAGACGCAGCCGGTGCGGAGCGACGCGCCGGACGTACGCCCCCCTGCCGTGGCGGTGATCGTGCCCGCGCCGCCGAAGCCCCGGACCAAGCCCCTTGACGTGTCCCGGCCGGCTGGCGAGGTGATCGTGCCGGAGGTGGACCGGAGGCGGGGCGATTGGCTTGAAGGCCCCCGCCCTGCTGTCGCGGCAATCCTGTCCGCGGCGGTGCCGGATGGGCCGAGCCCGAGCTGGGTCATGGGACGAGACGGGTTGGATGCCGAGCAGGAGATGGAGGTTCCGGCGACCCAGACGGTCAGGCAGGGCCACGACTAG
- a CDS encoding SulP family inorganic anion transporter, giving the protein MPTDTVAAGATIGRSHLKGDISGGITAGVLTIPVSMGYGLLALQPLGEGYLSYGIVAGLMSAIVVLLACALLGGSAGLMYTPRSVVTLVMATVVLEGVAHGPAAIAARGDVGRTLTLVFFVVFTAGLFQALFGAVRLGRLIRYIPSPVMSGFQNAAAVLILLSQVDTLLGFRRHIPLSAIASNLAAVQPLTLAVGVLTCVGMWYGPRLAKRIPSTLLGLFIGTAAYYALAAAGYQALLGPVIGPLPSALPVPRYLAGFASLPAEPGIWPILLTLAVGAFGLAVVSSLDVLLCARVMDGVTGERSSGPRELVRIGLGNVTAACFGGIPSGVNLGASFANFRSGGRTRLAAVIAAAVILLAVLLLSPAIAVLPRVVVAGMLVVVGIQLFDRSSFQLLTRVLGRQLLHRRGMVLDLLVVILVATTILVFDPVVGVGMGVALAVMFFLVRMSKSVVRRMYHGDVVRSRKSRDPKLMELLAAHGRQIVVFELEGPIFFGTAEDLATRAEEPARGGGGFVVLDFKRVNELDSTGARILLHINDRLKQRGGCLLLSHTHDNHLVSNVLRDLGVTGALGHHGSFVDTDAALEFAEDRLILAHAPGIALHGEMPVDRLSVFDGLTEAECAVVRAVLLRRTYDKDETLIQEGSRDRDLFLMARGVASVKVELPGQGRQRRVASFTAGTVFGEVALLDQQPRSASVTADEEVVCYVLSEDAFRALVRDHQAIAIQLLTNLGSELSRRLRRANAMISELEG; this is encoded by the coding sequence ATGCCCACAGACACCGTGGCCGCGGGCGCCACGATCGGACGGTCCCACCTCAAGGGCGACATATCCGGGGGCATCACCGCCGGAGTGCTCACTATCCCGGTGAGCATGGGCTATGGTCTCCTCGCCCTTCAGCCCCTGGGCGAGGGGTACCTCTCGTACGGGATCGTCGCCGGGCTCATGAGCGCCATCGTCGTCCTGCTCGCCTGTGCCCTGCTCGGCGGCTCGGCGGGCCTCATGTACACGCCCAGGAGTGTGGTGACGCTCGTGATGGCTACCGTGGTCCTCGAGGGGGTAGCGCATGGTCCTGCCGCCATCGCGGCTCGTGGCGATGTCGGGCGGACCCTCACCCTGGTCTTCTTCGTGGTCTTCACGGCGGGGCTGTTCCAGGCCCTCTTCGGCGCCGTCCGCCTCGGACGCCTCATCCGCTACATTCCTTCACCAGTCATGTCGGGATTCCAGAACGCGGCGGCCGTTCTCATCCTGCTCTCCCAGGTGGACACGCTGCTTGGATTTCGCCGACACATACCCCTGAGCGCGATCGCGTCGAATTTGGCCGCCGTGCAGCCGCTGACCCTCGCGGTCGGCGTCCTCACGTGCGTGGGCATGTGGTACGGCCCGCGGCTCGCGAAACGCATTCCGTCAACCCTTCTCGGGCTCTTCATCGGAACGGCCGCGTACTACGCGCTCGCGGCGGCGGGCTATCAGGCCCTCCTCGGCCCCGTCATCGGGCCTCTGCCGTCGGCCCTGCCGGTGCCCCGCTATCTTGCCGGCTTCGCCAGTCTCCCGGCCGAGCCGGGGATCTGGCCCATCCTGCTCACCCTGGCCGTCGGAGCGTTTGGGCTGGCCGTGGTGTCGTCGCTGGACGTCTTGCTCTGCGCTCGGGTCATGGACGGAGTGACGGGAGAGCGATCGAGCGGACCCCGGGAGCTCGTGCGGATCGGGCTGGGCAATGTGACCGCGGCCTGCTTCGGAGGAATCCCCAGCGGCGTGAATCTGGGCGCGAGCTTCGCCAACTTTCGCTCGGGCGGTCGGACGCGGCTCGCCGCGGTAATCGCCGCTGCGGTGATCTTGCTCGCCGTGCTCTTGCTCAGCCCGGCCATCGCCGTCCTGCCGCGCGTCGTGGTGGCCGGCATGTTGGTGGTCGTGGGGATCCAGCTCTTCGACCGATCGAGCTTTCAGCTCCTCACCCGAGTACTGGGCCGGCAGCTCCTCCACCGGCGCGGGATGGTCCTGGACCTTCTCGTGGTCATCCTGGTGGCCACCACCATCCTCGTCTTCGATCCCGTGGTCGGCGTGGGCATGGGGGTGGCGCTCGCCGTCATGTTCTTCCTCGTCCGGATGAGCAAGTCGGTGGTCCGGCGGATGTATCACGGGGACGTGGTGCGGTCGCGGAAATCCCGGGATCCGAAGTTGATGGAGCTTCTCGCGGCGCACGGGCGGCAGATCGTGGTCTTCGAGCTGGAGGGACCCATCTTCTTCGGGACGGCCGAGGATCTGGCCACCCGGGCCGAAGAGCCCGCGCGGGGAGGCGGGGGCTTCGTGGTGCTCGACTTCAAGCGGGTCAACGAGCTGGACAGCACGGGGGCGCGCATTCTCCTCCACATCAACGACCGCCTGAAGCAGCGGGGCGGGTGTCTCCTCCTCAGCCACACCCATGACAATCACCTCGTGTCCAACGTCCTGCGAGACCTCGGCGTGACGGGCGCCCTGGGACACCATGGGTCGTTCGTCGATACGGATGCCGCCCTCGAATTCGCCGAAGACCGGCTCATCCTGGCCCATGCTCCCGGCATCGCCCTGCACGGCGAGATGCCCGTGGACCGGCTGAGCGTCTTCGACGGCTTGACCGAGGCGGAGTGCGCGGTCGTGCGGGCCGTGCTCCTGCGTCGCACCTACGACAAGGACGAGACCCTCATCCAGGAAGGCAGCCGCGATCGAGACCTCTTCCTCATGGCGCGAGGCGTGGCCAGCGTGAAGGTCGAGCTCCCGGGCCAGGGCCGGCAGCGCCGGGTCGCGTCGTTCACCGCGGGCACCGTGTTCGGGGAAGTGGCCCTTCTCGACCAGCAGCCGCGCTCGGCTTCCGTCACGGCCGACGAGGAAGTGGTCTGCTATGTCCTCTCGGAGGACGCGTTTCGCGCGCTCGTCCGGGACCACCAGGCCATCGCGATCCAGCTCTTGACCAATCTCGGGAGCGAGCTGAGCCGTCGGCTGCGCCGGGCCAATGCCATGATCTCCGAGCTGGAGGGGTGA
- a CDS encoding SOS response-associated peptidase: MCGRYTQTAAFDELALRFGITVEEVGGEDVVSRYNVAPSQPVPIVVAHHGERRLVMARWGFHPGWMKTSKLAPINAKAETVATSGMFEAAVRRGRCLVPAAGFYEWKPVPGQKRKQPFYVRLKGGGLFGFAGLWTPSDPQTGAPPTCAIITTTPNELLAQIHDRMPVILEQDDETRWLDASVTDPGHVLSCLRPLPADRLEVYPVSTLVSSPDNEGAQLVEPVTV; the protein is encoded by the coding sequence ATGTGCGGGCGCTACACGCAGACCGCGGCCTTCGATGAGCTGGCCCTCCGGTTCGGCATCACCGTCGAGGAGGTCGGCGGCGAGGATGTGGTGTCCCGCTACAACGTCGCGCCCTCGCAGCCCGTGCCCATTGTCGTCGCCCACCATGGCGAACGACGGCTCGTGATGGCTCGATGGGGCTTTCACCCGGGCTGGATGAAGACCAGCAAGCTCGCGCCGATCAACGCCAAGGCGGAGACCGTGGCAACCAGCGGCATGTTCGAGGCGGCCGTCAGGCGCGGCCGCTGTCTGGTCCCCGCCGCCGGCTTTTACGAGTGGAAGCCGGTGCCGGGTCAGAAGCGGAAGCAGCCCTTCTACGTCCGGCTCAAGGGCGGCGGGCTCTTCGGCTTCGCCGGCCTCTGGACGCCGTCCGATCCACAGACCGGCGCGCCGCCGACCTGCGCCATCATCACGACCACGCCAAACGAGTTGCTGGCCCAGATTCATGATCGGATGCCCGTCATCCTGGAGCAGGACGACGAGACCCGATGGCTCGACGCGAGCGTGACCGACCCGGGTCACGTCTTGTCGTGCCTGCGGCCCCTGCCGGCAGACCGGCTGGAGGTCTATCCCGTGTCCACGCTGGTCTCCTCGCCCGACAATGAAGGCGCCCAGCTCGTCGAGCCCGTCACGGTGTAG
- a CDS encoding class I SAM-dependent methyltransferase, giving the protein MSEDNLPEHVRRNRDHWDRLSVEYAAYGRRAWARDEPTWGIWGVPERELRVVPEVDGKDVIELGCGTAYWSAWLARRGARVVGIDNSTKQLETAAALQREHGLSFPLLHGNAEQVPLPDASFDLALSEYGASIWCDPYRWIPEAVRLLRPGGHLIFLKNGTLFNLCAPDSEDPAADRLVRDYFGLHRLEWSDDQSVEFTLPIGEWIRLFRANGLEILDLVEIQAPDGDTSRHKYVTHEWARRWPSEEIWRLRKKLP; this is encoded by the coding sequence ATGAGCGAGGACAATCTGCCGGAGCACGTCCGGCGAAACCGGGATCACTGGGACCGGCTCAGCGTGGAGTATGCGGCGTACGGCCGCCGCGCCTGGGCGCGCGACGAGCCCACCTGGGGCATCTGGGGGGTGCCGGAGCGTGAACTTCGCGTCGTGCCGGAGGTCGACGGCAAGGACGTCATAGAGCTTGGCTGCGGCACCGCCTACTGGTCGGCCTGGCTCGCCCGACGGGGCGCCCGGGTCGTCGGCATCGACAACTCCACCAAGCAGCTCGAGACGGCCGCGGCCCTCCAGCGGGAGCACGGCCTCAGCTTCCCGCTCCTGCATGGCAATGCCGAGCAGGTCCCGTTGCCAGACGCGAGCTTCGATCTCGCCCTCTCCGAGTACGGCGCCAGCATATGGTGCGATCCCTACCGCTGGATCCCGGAGGCGGTCAGGCTCCTCAGGCCCGGGGGCCATCTGATCTTTCTCAAGAATGGCACCCTCTTCAATCTGTGCGCTCCCGATAGCGAGGATCCCGCCGCGGACCGTCTTGTCCGCGACTACTTCGGGCTGCATCGTCTGGAGTGGTCCGACGACCAGTCGGTGGAATTCACCCTGCCCATCGGCGAGTGGATCCGGCTCTTTCGCGCCAATGGCCTCGAGATCCTGGACCTCGTGGAGATCCAGGCGCCCGACGGCGACACCTCGAGACACAAATACGTGACGCACGAGTGGGCACGTCGATGGCCGTCCGAGGAGATCTGGCGCTTGAGGAAAAAGCTCCCCTGA
- a CDS encoding DUF1932 domain-containing protein: MASSTLGLLHPGDMGGMVGASARANGLRVLWASEGRSAQTRERAATAGLEDVNALAPLVAASQVILSVCPPHAAVDLAREVAAQGFSGIYVDGNAVSPQTGREIGRIVEKGGATFVDGGIIGPPPRKPGTTRLYLSGSQAGTIARLFEQGPLEAIAIDGGPGAASALKMAYASYTKGTSALLIAIRALAMQAGVDQALLAEWGRSQPGVAARSESAARDNARKAWRFTGEMAEIAATLEAADLPGGFFRAAGEIYERLAKYKDAAGTPSAEEVIKAALQRNRV; this comes from the coding sequence ATGGCAAGCTCGACGCTAGGCCTTCTGCATCCAGGGGACATGGGGGGCATGGTCGGCGCCTCGGCACGCGCGAATGGTCTCCGCGTACTCTGGGCCTCCGAGGGACGTAGCGCCCAGACCCGCGAGCGGGCCGCCACTGCTGGGCTCGAGGACGTCAACGCGCTCGCGCCGCTGGTGGCGGCCAGCCAGGTCATCCTCTCGGTATGCCCGCCGCACGCGGCGGTCGATCTGGCTCGTGAGGTCGCCGCTCAGGGCTTCTCGGGCATCTACGTGGACGGCAATGCCGTCTCGCCCCAGACCGGCCGGGAGATCGGCCGCATCGTGGAGAAGGGCGGCGCCACCTTCGTGGACGGCGGCATCATCGGACCGCCGCCCCGCAAACCCGGTACGACACGACTGTACCTCTCGGGTAGCCAGGCCGGCACGATCGCGCGCCTGTTCGAGCAAGGACCGCTCGAGGCGATCGCCATCGATGGCGGTCCCGGCGCCGCCTCCGCGCTCAAGATGGCGTATGCCTCCTATACGAAGGGCACCTCGGCTCTGCTCATCGCCATCCGCGCCCTGGCCATGCAGGCTGGCGTGGATCAGGCGCTGCTCGCCGAATGGGGGCGGAGCCAGCCGGGGGTGGCCGCTCGCTCCGAGAGCGCCGCTCGCGACAACGCACGCAAGGCCTGGCGATTCACCGGTGAGATGGCGGAGATCGCGGCGACCCTCGAGGCCGCGGATCTTCCCGGCGGCTTCTTCCGTGCCGCCGGCGAGATCTATGAGCGCCTGGCCAAGTACAAGGACGCGGCCGGGACGCCGTCGGCCGAGGAGGTCATCAAGGCGGCGCTGCAGCGGAATCGCGTCTAG
- a CDS encoding NAD(P)-binding domain-containing protein, protein MKVYGAADAPERSLAGEAVAVLGYGNLGRSAALNLRDSGIKVRVGNREDEYPAQARAEGFEVVPIATAASDDIVFVLLPDEVIPDVFPREIAPALRPGSAIAFGSGYSLAFGLIHPPETVDVLLVAPRMAGVSARTRYLAGQGFWACVGVEADRSGRAQQRMLGLAEGLGVLRAGAVEMSAAVEASLDLFVEQTVGSLLGMAIMIAFDVGREAGIPPEALVMEMYMSGEMEVVFKSFRESGFLRSSEDHGPTALFGGLTRTLEMDREAMAKSFRTVLEDIRSGAFARRFQDEARNGYPMLDVARTMTRGPSPITDAEEHLRRLAAAPPPEPEAPGRSGT, encoded by the coding sequence GTGAAGGTGTACGGCGCGGCGGACGCGCCCGAGCGGTCGCTCGCGGGCGAGGCCGTGGCCGTGCTCGGCTACGGGAATCTGGGGCGCAGCGCCGCCCTGAACCTCCGGGACTCCGGCATCAAGGTCCGGGTGGGCAACCGCGAGGACGAGTACCCGGCCCAGGCGCGCGCCGAGGGATTCGAGGTCGTGCCCATCGCCACCGCGGCCTCGGACGATATCGTTTTCGTGCTGCTCCCCGATGAGGTCATCCCGGACGTCTTCCCCCGCGAGATCGCGCCCGCCCTCCGGCCCGGCAGCGCCATCGCCTTTGGCTCGGGCTACAGTCTGGCCTTCGGGCTCATACACCCACCAGAAACGGTCGACGTGCTCCTCGTCGCGCCTCGGATGGCGGGGGTCTCCGCCCGCACGCGGTACCTGGCGGGACAGGGCTTCTGGGCCTGCGTCGGCGTGGAAGCGGACCGCAGCGGGCGTGCGCAGCAGCGGATGCTGGGGCTGGCGGAAGGGCTGGGCGTGCTGCGCGCCGGCGCCGTCGAGATGAGCGCGGCGGTCGAGGCGTCGCTCGACCTCTTCGTGGAGCAGACCGTGGGGTCCCTCCTCGGCATGGCCATCATGATCGCCTTCGACGTGGGCCGTGAGGCGGGAATCCCGCCCGAAGCGCTGGTCATGGAGATGTACATGTCGGGCGAGATGGAAGTGGTCTTCAAGTCGTTTCGGGAATCGGGCTTCCTCCGCTCCTCGGAGGATCACGGGCCGACGGCCCTCTTCGGCGGGTTGACCCGTACCCTCGAGATGGACCGGGAGGCCATGGCGAAGAGCTTCCGAACCGTCCTGGAAGACATCCGAAGCGGAGCATTCGCGCGGCGATTCCAGGACGAGGCCCGCAATGGCTACCCGATGCTCGACGTGGCCAGGACCATGACGCGCGGTCCCTCCCCCATCACCGACGCCGAGGAGCACCTCCGGAGACTGGCGGCGGCTCCCCCGCCCGAACCGGAAGCTCCGGGCCGCTCAGGTACGTAA
- a CDS encoding undecaprenyl-diphosphate phosphatase — protein sequence MPAGLAVTILGVIEGITEFLPISSTGHLLLVENAHWLPQQSDLFNITIQSGAALAVLAAFSGRIRELLSRLGDPATREYLLQLVVAFVITGVGGLIVKKLGFTLPKEVTPIAWATLIGGLVILVIEWALRGKRLSSDVTWTMAVVVGLAQLLAAVFPGTSRSAATILIAMALGLSRRASTEFSFLLAVPTLLAAGAYETLHALRHPGPVATDWGLLALGTLVSAITAFLVVRWLLRWVQTHSFTPFGWYRIALGLAMLMRFV from the coding sequence TTGCCTGCCGGGCTCGCTGTCACCATCCTGGGCGTCATCGAGGGCATCACCGAGTTCCTTCCCATCTCCTCCACGGGCCATCTGCTGCTCGTGGAGAACGCGCACTGGCTGCCCCAGCAGTCGGATCTCTTCAACATCACCATCCAGTCCGGGGCGGCCCTCGCGGTGCTCGCCGCATTCTCCGGCCGCATCCGCGAGCTCTTGTCGAGGCTCGGCGACCCCGCCACGCGAGAGTACCTGCTGCAGCTCGTGGTCGCCTTCGTCATCACGGGGGTGGGCGGGCTCATCGTCAAGAAGCTGGGCTTCACGCTGCCCAAGGAGGTCACCCCCATCGCCTGGGCGACCTTGATCGGCGGCCTGGTGATTCTGGTGATCGAGTGGGCGCTCCGCGGCAAGCGACTGAGCTCGGACGTCACCTGGACGATGGCGGTCGTGGTGGGGCTGGCTCAGCTCCTGGCCGCCGTCTTCCCCGGCACATCCCGCTCCGCGGCCACCATCTTGATCGCCATGGCCCTGGGCCTGAGCCGCCGGGCGTCGACGGAATTCTCCTTCCTGCTCGCCGTCCCCACGCTGCTGGCCGCGGGCGCCTATGAAACCCTGCACGCCCTCCGGCATCCGGGTCCCGTGGCCACCGACTGGGGCCTTCTCGCCCTCGGCACCCTCGTCTCGGCCATCACCGCGTTTCTCGTGGTGCGCTGGCTCTTGCGGTGGGTCCAGACGCATAGCTTCACGCCCTTCGGCTGGTACCGCATCGCCCTCGGCTTGGCCATGCTGATGCGCTTCGTGTAG